Below is a window of Candidatus Hydrogenedens sp. DNA.
AATTCAATGGCATTATACAATTCTTCGTCATTTTTTACTTTGAGATATACTTTGTCATTAATCTGGTCTACTACATCTCCCCCTTTATCTTTAATCTCCTGCACCACTCCATTTTTAGCATTTGCAAATTCTATAATCCTATCCTTTGAAGTAAGTAATTCTTCTAATGTTCCTGAAACACGAAGAATCCCTTCGTACAAAATACCTACACGATTGGAAATCATTTCTACCTCTAAAAGTTCATGACTTGAAATAAATAATGTTTTGCCTTCATCTCGTAATCGGGACAAAATATCTCTAATCTCTTTTCGAGCAATAGGGTCAAGACCCGTAGTAGGTTCATCTAATATTAAAATTTGAGGGTTACTTATAAGTGCCTGAGCAAGACCTATTCTTTGTCTCATACCTTTTGAATATCCTTTAAGCATTCTTCGACGGGCATGAGACATACTAACAAGTTCTAATACTTCATCAATTCTCTT
It encodes the following:
- a CDS encoding ABC transporter ATP-binding protein, translating into MNSNFDPVIKTENLTKVYDTGFRGEQVSALKNLNLEVFPSEIYGYLGPNGSGKTTTIKLLLGLIFPTSGSIQIMGTTDIYSAYVKKNIGYLPEGSYYPDFLRGEEILRFYGQLYGLTGKELNKRIDEVLELVSMSHARRRMLKGYSKGMRQRIGLAQALISNPQILILDEPTTGLDPIARKEIRDILSRLRDEGKTLFISSHELLEVEMISNRVGILYEGILRVSGTLEELLTSKDRIIEFANAKNGVVQEIKDKGGDVVDQINDKVYLKVKNDEELYNAIELGKTVGLQLIKITPRRETLEELFVNVIDSAKKERSS